AGTTATTGACAATTTGCTACACATCATGCACTATTTTAAgtactctgctgctactgctaagtcatttcagtcgtgtctgactctgtgtgaccccgtagatggcagcgcagcaggctcccccgtccctgggattctccaggcaagaacactggagtgggttgccatttccttctccagtgcatgaaagtgaaaagtgaaagtgaagttgctcagtcgtgtccgactcttcactaccccatggactgcagcctaccaggctcctccatccatgggattttccaggcaggagtactggagtggggtgccattgccttctccgttaagtACTCTACATATGTGAATTAATTTAATCCTTATCATACTTTTAAGAGATAGGTACAGTGATCATTTTCATCTTAGatatgggaaactgaggccagagagttTCAGAAACTTGCTTTAAGTCACAAAGCTATTAAGTAGAGGAACCAGGATTTAAATCCAAGTAGTTGGATTTCTCAACTTGCACAGTGAAATGAACTCTGAGTTGTATTTTCACTGACCACCAAGGAGATAAGTAGTTCTTTCAAAGCCATTCAATGTAAATTACTTTTTAAGCAACCTTAAGTTTTCAGGGACAGGaggacaaaaaggaaaagacttGGGTGGGGAAACTTTTGGGCTACGTCTCCAGTTATAAGAATTAAAAGCTTTATTCTTCTGCCATCTCACATTACTCTTGGTTTTCTTGCTAGAACTCCTGATGATCTGGAAGGCCCAGTTAAGAATGCAGAGAGATGATGGGAGGTAAGTTAGAAGGAACATTACAGAAACTGCAGTTTTGTGCTGCTGTgatgaattttctgttttgcGAAGATAAGCTTTTTGTAGATTTTAACAACTATGatattacttccctggtggctcagacagtaaagtcacaatgtctgcctacaatgtgggagagccggattctatccctgggtcaggaagatcctctggagcaggaaatggcaacccactccagtactcttgcctggaaaatcccatggatggaggagcatggtaggctacagtccatggggtcgcaaagagttggacacgactgagctactgaactgaactgatggtattttatttatttattttttttcatggtaaAGACTGCTTTATTGGTGGCAGCTAATACaagtcaataaatattgatcCCCAAAGAACTCAGTTATGTATCAGATTACTGGTCCACAGACAGCTGAATGGAATTGAATCAACTGATTGCTGGGAGGATAAACTCAAGTCAATCCTGCTTCTTGGGAAATGAAGCCACAGCCAGTTCATACATGGCATATGCCGTTCCACCAACTGTAAGAACCATGGTGGCTCTATACAGGAGGGCATCAGCCATCCCACCCTTCAGAtgcactggaattccattatccTCCTGAAAcagcttttgtttctctggaaCCTTATTTTCAAACTGCCTGCGTGAAGAAGTATTTATGGTCCTCTTAGCAATCTGACGGAGAGCCAGAAGATTCCGTAGCATCTTGGCTCAGTTACTACCCACCAACCGCAACAACTGACCACCAGCAACGAGAATGCCCCACGCTGGAACCGGAACTACCTTCTTGATggtattttaatcatttaatgagaatgtgcctgccaatttCTCTACCAATGGCATCCTAGAATAAAAGGATTTATCCTAATGGGATAAAACTGTAAAtctcttttgaaaaaagaaaaataaatcctttgATTTATTTTCCCTGCTGTCTGTAGAACATGTATTATGAAATACGCttagcagtgattctcaaagtgtagTCTGGGGATCCTTAGGGGTCCCTTGGACCCTTTCAAGGAGTCCATGAGGCCAAGACTATTTTCATAGTGATACTGCGATATTATAGAAATTTTTCACACTCATCCTCTCACAAGTGCacagtggagttttccagaggcAGCAAgttgaatgcagaagcagaccTGAAAAACTTTTGGCTTTTCTTAAGCCAAACATTAAAGAGatctccaaaatgaaaaaaaaaaaaaaaagtgcgaCTTTTCACagtaagttatttttgtttttgctctttgcaaccccatggactacaatgcatgaaattctccaagccagaatactggagtgggtagctgttcccttcttcaggggatcttcctaacccagggattgaatccaggtctcccacattgcaggtggattctctactagctgagccatgagggaggcccaagaatactggagtgggtagcctatctcttctctggtgaatcttcccaacccaggaatcgaactggggtctcctgcattgcagatggattatttaccaactgagatatcaaggaagcccttttgaaaaatactttcataaaaatatgttGTTTGTGTTAACCCATTACAATGTAATGGATTTATtcctgttgttttaaaataaatattctcaaaTGATCAGTTTTAATTCatgatactttggtcacctaatgcaaagagctgactcatttgaaaagaccccgatgctgggaaagactgaaggcaggaagagaaggggatgacacaggatgagatggttggatggcatcaccgactcaatggacatgagttttggtaaattccaggagttgctgatggacagggaggtctggagtgctgcagtccatggggtcacaaagagtcgggcacaactgaactgaactgaattcataatACACTCCATATCAGTAGGTATGACCCATGTAAGCAAAAGCTCTTTAAGATTCTCAATCAATTTAGGAGTGAAAGAAGATTCTGAGACCATAAAGTGTGAGAACCATGGATATAGACTAAGATCTAAGTCATGAGTTATATTTAGGTTATACTCTTAGATCATGATTTCATCTCTGTATGtgctgaatatttatttaatgcttgAAGTGTATTCATTTAGTTATTCACAGATTCAGTGGCTATTTGTTGAATGCTTGCTGTGTGCCGGTGCTGCATGGACCATTGAGAGTACAGTGGGGAGCAAGACAGCCTTTCCTCCCTGAGCTTAACCTTGACATTCATTCATGCAGCTTT
This portion of the Bubalus bubalis isolate 160015118507 breed Murrah chromosome 3, NDDB_SH_1, whole genome shotgun sequence genome encodes:
- the LOC102400348 gene encoding cytochrome c oxidase subunit 7A2, mitochondrial-like, translated to MLRNLLALRQIAKRTINTSSRRQFENKVPEKQKLFQEDNGIPVHLKGGMADALLYRATMVLTVGGTAYAMYELAVASFPKKQD